From one Papio anubis isolate 15944 chromosome 12, Panubis1.0, whole genome shotgun sequence genomic stretch:
- the WEE1 gene encoding wee1-like protein kinase isoform X3: MSFLSRQQPPPPRPAGAACTLRQKLIFSPCSDCEEEEEEEEEEGSGHSTGEDSAFQEPDSPLPPARSPTEPGPERRRSPGQAPGSPGELEEDLLLPGACPGADQAGGGAEGDSWEEEGFGSSSPVKSPAAPYFLGSSFSPVRCGGPGDASPRGCGARRAGEGRCSPRPDHPGTPPHKTFRKLRLFDTPHTPKSLLSKARGIDSSSVKLRGSSLFMDTEKSGKREFDVRQTPQVNINPFTPDSLLLHSSGQCRRRKRTYWNDSFGEDMEASDYELEDETRPAKRITITESNMKSRYTTEFHELEKIGSGEFGSVFKCVKRLDGCIYAIKRSKKPLAGSVDEQNALREVYAHAVLGQHSHVVRYFSAWAEDDHMLIQNEYCNGGSLADAISENYRIMSYFKEAELKDLLLQVGRGLRYIHSMSLVHMDIKPSNIFISRTSIPNAASEEGDEDDWASNKVIFKIGDLGHVTRISSPQVEEGDSRFLANEVLQENYTHLPKADIFALALTVVCAAGAEPLPRNGDQWHEIRQGRLPRIPQVLSQEFTELLKVMIHPDPERRPSAMALVKHSVLLSASRKSAEQLRIELNAEKFKNSLLQKELKKAQMAKAAAEERALFTDRMATRSTTQSNRTSRLIGKKMNRSVSLTIY, from the exons ATGAGCTTTCTGAGCCGgcagcagccgccgccgcccCGTCCCGCCGGGGCGGCCTGCACCTTGCGGCAGAAGCTGATCTTCTCGCCCTGCAGCGActgtgaggaggaagaggaagaagaggaggaggagggcagcgGCCACAGCACCGGGGAGGACTCGGCCTTTCAAGAGCCCGACTCGCCGCTGCCGCCCGCGCGGAGCCCCACGGAGCCCGGGCCCGAGCGCCGCCGCTCGCCCGGGCAGGCCCCCGGGAGCCCCGGCGAGCTGGAGGAGGACCTGTTGCTGCCCGGCGCCTGCCCGGGCGCGGACCAGGCGGGCGGCGGGGCGGAGGGCGACTCGTGGGAGGAGGAGGGCTTCGGCTCCTCGTCGCCGGTCAAGTCGCCAGCGGCCCCCTACTTTCTGGGCAGCTCCTTCTCGCCGGTGCGCTGCGGCGGCCCGGGGGATGCGTCGCCGCGGGGCTGCGGGGCGCGCCGGGCGGGCGAAGGCCGCTGCTCGCCGCGGCCGGACCACCCGGGCACCCCGCCGCACAAGACCTTCCGCAAGCTGCGGCTCTTCGACACCCCGCACACGCCCAAG AGTTTGCTCTCCAAAGCTCGAGGAATTGATTCCAGCTCTGTGAAGCTCCGGGGTAGTTCTCTCTTCATGGATacagaaaaatcaggaaaaaggGAATTTGATGTGCGACAGACTCCTCAAGTGAATATTAATCCTTTTACTCCGGATTCTTTGTTGCTTCATTCCTCAGGACAGTGTCGTCGTAGAAAGAGAACATATTGGAATGA ttcctttggtGAAGACATGGAAGCCAGTGATTATGAGCTTGAAGATGAAACAAGACCTGCTAAG AGAATTACAATTACTGAAAGCAATATGAAGTCCCGGTATACAACAGAATTTCATGAGCTAGAGAAAATTGGCTCTGGAGAATTTGGTTCTGTATTTAAGTGTGTGAAGAGGCTGGACGGATGCATTTATGCCATTAAGCGATCAAAAAAGCCATTGGCCGGCTCTGTTGATGA GCAGAATGCTTTGAGAGAAGTATATGCTCATGCAGTGCTTGGACAGCATTCTCATGTAGTTCGATATTTCTCTGCGTGGGCAGAAGATGATCACATGCTTATACAGAATGAATATTGTAATG GTGGAAGTTTAGCTGATGCTATAAGTGAAAACTACAGAATCATGAGTTACTTTAAAGAAGCAGAGTTGAAGGATCTCCTTTTACAAGTTGGCCGAGGCTTGAGGTATATTCATTCAATGTCTTTGGTTCACATGGATATAAAACCTA GTAATATTTTCATATCTCGAACCTCAATCCCAAATGCTGCCTCTGAAGAAGGAGACGAAGATGATTGGGCATCCaacaaagttatatttaaaatag GTGATCTTGGACATGTAACAAGGATCTCCAGTCCACAAGTTGAAGAGGGTGATAGTCGTTTTCTTGCAAATGAAGTTTTACAGGAG aatTACACCCATCTACCAAAAGCAGATATTTTTGCGCTTGCCCTCACAGTGGTATGTGCTGCTGGTGCTGAACCTCTTCCTAGAAATGGAGATCAATGGCATGAAATCAGACAGGGTAGATTACCTCGGATACCGCAAGTGCTTTCCCAAGAATTTACAGAGTTGCTAAAA gTTATGATTCATCCAGACCCAGAGAGAAGACCTTCAGCAATGGCACTGGTAAAGCATTCAGTATTGCTGTCCGCTTCTAGAAAGAGTGCAGAACAATTACGAATAGAATTGAATGCCGAAAAATTCAAAAACTCACTTTTACAAAA aGAACTCAAGAAAGCACAGATGGCAAAAGCTGCAGCTGAGGAAAGAGCACTCTTCACTGACCGGATGGCCACTAGGTCCACCACCCAGAGTAATAGAACATCTCGACttattggaaagaaaatgaacCGCTCTGTCAGCCTTACTATATACTGA
- the WEE1 gene encoding wee1-like protein kinase isoform X1: MSFLSRQQPPPPRPAGAACTLRQKLIFSPCSDCEEEEEEEEEEGSGHSTGEDSAFQEPDSPLPPARSPTEPGPERRRSPGQAPGSPGELEEDLLLPGACPGADQAGGGAEGDSWEEEGFGSSSPVKSPAAPYFLGSSFSPVRCGGPGDASPRGCGARRAGEGRCSPRPDHPGTPPHKTFRKLRLFDTPHTPKSLLSKARGIDSSSVKLRGSSLFMDTEKSGKREFDVRQTPQVNINPFTPDSLLLHSSGQCRRRKRTYWNDSFGEDMEASDYELEDETRPAKRITITESNMKSRYTTEFHELEKIGSGEFGSVFKCVKRLDGCIYAIKRSKKPLAGSVDEQNALREVYAHAVLGQHSHVVRYFSAWAEDDHMLIQNEYCNEHSFPPLSSRFVQVRRTYSRLRYRDGGSLADAISENYRIMSYFKEAELKDLLLQVGRGLRYIHSMSLVHMDIKPSNIFISRTSIPNAASEEGDEDDWASNKVIFKIGDLGHVTRISSPQVEEGDSRFLANEVLQENYTHLPKADIFALALTVVCAAGAEPLPRNGDQWHEIRQGRLPRIPQVLSQEFTELLKVMIHPDPERRPSAMALVKHSVLLSASRKSAEQLRIELNAEKFKNSLLQKELKKAQMAKAAAEERALFTDRMATRSTTQNDPNFQCKFKGLWSKEKYLCMP; encoded by the exons ATGAGCTTTCTGAGCCGgcagcagccgccgccgcccCGTCCCGCCGGGGCGGCCTGCACCTTGCGGCAGAAGCTGATCTTCTCGCCCTGCAGCGActgtgaggaggaagaggaagaagaggaggaggagggcagcgGCCACAGCACCGGGGAGGACTCGGCCTTTCAAGAGCCCGACTCGCCGCTGCCGCCCGCGCGGAGCCCCACGGAGCCCGGGCCCGAGCGCCGCCGCTCGCCCGGGCAGGCCCCCGGGAGCCCCGGCGAGCTGGAGGAGGACCTGTTGCTGCCCGGCGCCTGCCCGGGCGCGGACCAGGCGGGCGGCGGGGCGGAGGGCGACTCGTGGGAGGAGGAGGGCTTCGGCTCCTCGTCGCCGGTCAAGTCGCCAGCGGCCCCCTACTTTCTGGGCAGCTCCTTCTCGCCGGTGCGCTGCGGCGGCCCGGGGGATGCGTCGCCGCGGGGCTGCGGGGCGCGCCGGGCGGGCGAAGGCCGCTGCTCGCCGCGGCCGGACCACCCGGGCACCCCGCCGCACAAGACCTTCCGCAAGCTGCGGCTCTTCGACACCCCGCACACGCCCAAG AGTTTGCTCTCCAAAGCTCGAGGAATTGATTCCAGCTCTGTGAAGCTCCGGGGTAGTTCTCTCTTCATGGATacagaaaaatcaggaaaaaggGAATTTGATGTGCGACAGACTCCTCAAGTGAATATTAATCCTTTTACTCCGGATTCTTTGTTGCTTCATTCCTCAGGACAGTGTCGTCGTAGAAAGAGAACATATTGGAATGA ttcctttggtGAAGACATGGAAGCCAGTGATTATGAGCTTGAAGATGAAACAAGACCTGCTAAG AGAATTACAATTACTGAAAGCAATATGAAGTCCCGGTATACAACAGAATTTCATGAGCTAGAGAAAATTGGCTCTGGAGAATTTGGTTCTGTATTTAAGTGTGTGAAGAGGCTGGACGGATGCATTTATGCCATTAAGCGATCAAAAAAGCCATTGGCCGGCTCTGTTGATGA GCAGAATGCTTTGAGAGAAGTATATGCTCATGCAGTGCTTGGACAGCATTCTCATGTAGTTCGATATTTCTCTGCGTGGGCAGAAGATGATCACATGCTTATACAGAATGAATATTGTAATG AGCACTCTTTTCCCCCCCTCAGTTCAAGATTTGTACAAGTAAGGAGAACATACTCAAGACTAAGATACCGAgatg GTGGAAGTTTAGCTGATGCTATAAGTGAAAACTACAGAATCATGAGTTACTTTAAAGAAGCAGAGTTGAAGGATCTCCTTTTACAAGTTGGCCGAGGCTTGAGGTATATTCATTCAATGTCTTTGGTTCACATGGATATAAAACCTA GTAATATTTTCATATCTCGAACCTCAATCCCAAATGCTGCCTCTGAAGAAGGAGACGAAGATGATTGGGCATCCaacaaagttatatttaaaatag GTGATCTTGGACATGTAACAAGGATCTCCAGTCCACAAGTTGAAGAGGGTGATAGTCGTTTTCTTGCAAATGAAGTTTTACAGGAG aatTACACCCATCTACCAAAAGCAGATATTTTTGCGCTTGCCCTCACAGTGGTATGTGCTGCTGGTGCTGAACCTCTTCCTAGAAATGGAGATCAATGGCATGAAATCAGACAGGGTAGATTACCTCGGATACCGCAAGTGCTTTCCCAAGAATTTACAGAGTTGCTAAAA gTTATGATTCATCCAGACCCAGAGAGAAGACCTTCAGCAATGGCACTGGTAAAGCATTCAGTATTGCTGTCCGCTTCTAGAAAGAGTGCAGAACAATTACGAATAGAATTGAATGCCGAAAAATTCAAAAACTCACTTTTACAAAA aGAACTCAAGAAAGCACAGATGGCAAAAGCTGCAGCTGAGGAAAGAGCACTCTTCACTGACCGGATGGCCACTAGGTCCACCACCCAGA ATGACCCTAATTTTCAATGCAAATTCAAAGGTCTCTGGAGTAAGGAAAAATATCTATGTATGCCCTAG
- the WEE1 gene encoding wee1-like protein kinase isoform X2, with product MSFLSRQQPPPPRPAGAACTLRQKLIFSPCSDCEEEEEEEEEEGSGHSTGEDSAFQEPDSPLPPARSPTEPGPERRRSPGQAPGSPGELEEDLLLPGACPGADQAGGGAEGDSWEEEGFGSSSPVKSPAAPYFLGSSFSPVRCGGPGDASPRGCGARRAGEGRCSPRPDHPGTPPHKTFRKLRLFDTPHTPKSLLSKARGIDSSSVKLRGSSLFMDTEKSGKREFDVRQTPQVNINPFTPDSLLLHSSGQCRRRKRTYWNDSFGEDMEASDYELEDETRPAKRITITESNMKSRYTTEFHELEKIGSGEFGSVFKCVKRLDGCIYAIKRSKKPLAGSVDEQNALREVYAHAVLGQHSHVVRYFSAWAEDDHMLIQNEYCNGGSLADAISENYRIMSYFKEAELKDLLLQVGRGLRYIHSMSLVHMDIKPSNIFISRTSIPNAASEEGDEDDWASNKVIFKIGDLGHVTRISSPQVEEGDSRFLANEVLQENYTHLPKADIFALALTVVCAAGAEPLPRNGDQWHEIRQGRLPRIPQVLSQEFTELLKVMIHPDPERRPSAMALVKHSVLLSASRKSAEQLRIELNAEKFKNSLLQKELKKAQMAKAAAEERALFTDRMATRSTTQNDPNFQCKFKGLWSKEKYLCMP from the exons ATGAGCTTTCTGAGCCGgcagcagccgccgccgcccCGTCCCGCCGGGGCGGCCTGCACCTTGCGGCAGAAGCTGATCTTCTCGCCCTGCAGCGActgtgaggaggaagaggaagaagaggaggaggagggcagcgGCCACAGCACCGGGGAGGACTCGGCCTTTCAAGAGCCCGACTCGCCGCTGCCGCCCGCGCGGAGCCCCACGGAGCCCGGGCCCGAGCGCCGCCGCTCGCCCGGGCAGGCCCCCGGGAGCCCCGGCGAGCTGGAGGAGGACCTGTTGCTGCCCGGCGCCTGCCCGGGCGCGGACCAGGCGGGCGGCGGGGCGGAGGGCGACTCGTGGGAGGAGGAGGGCTTCGGCTCCTCGTCGCCGGTCAAGTCGCCAGCGGCCCCCTACTTTCTGGGCAGCTCCTTCTCGCCGGTGCGCTGCGGCGGCCCGGGGGATGCGTCGCCGCGGGGCTGCGGGGCGCGCCGGGCGGGCGAAGGCCGCTGCTCGCCGCGGCCGGACCACCCGGGCACCCCGCCGCACAAGACCTTCCGCAAGCTGCGGCTCTTCGACACCCCGCACACGCCCAAG AGTTTGCTCTCCAAAGCTCGAGGAATTGATTCCAGCTCTGTGAAGCTCCGGGGTAGTTCTCTCTTCATGGATacagaaaaatcaggaaaaaggGAATTTGATGTGCGACAGACTCCTCAAGTGAATATTAATCCTTTTACTCCGGATTCTTTGTTGCTTCATTCCTCAGGACAGTGTCGTCGTAGAAAGAGAACATATTGGAATGA ttcctttggtGAAGACATGGAAGCCAGTGATTATGAGCTTGAAGATGAAACAAGACCTGCTAAG AGAATTACAATTACTGAAAGCAATATGAAGTCCCGGTATACAACAGAATTTCATGAGCTAGAGAAAATTGGCTCTGGAGAATTTGGTTCTGTATTTAAGTGTGTGAAGAGGCTGGACGGATGCATTTATGCCATTAAGCGATCAAAAAAGCCATTGGCCGGCTCTGTTGATGA GCAGAATGCTTTGAGAGAAGTATATGCTCATGCAGTGCTTGGACAGCATTCTCATGTAGTTCGATATTTCTCTGCGTGGGCAGAAGATGATCACATGCTTATACAGAATGAATATTGTAATG GTGGAAGTTTAGCTGATGCTATAAGTGAAAACTACAGAATCATGAGTTACTTTAAAGAAGCAGAGTTGAAGGATCTCCTTTTACAAGTTGGCCGAGGCTTGAGGTATATTCATTCAATGTCTTTGGTTCACATGGATATAAAACCTA GTAATATTTTCATATCTCGAACCTCAATCCCAAATGCTGCCTCTGAAGAAGGAGACGAAGATGATTGGGCATCCaacaaagttatatttaaaatag GTGATCTTGGACATGTAACAAGGATCTCCAGTCCACAAGTTGAAGAGGGTGATAGTCGTTTTCTTGCAAATGAAGTTTTACAGGAG aatTACACCCATCTACCAAAAGCAGATATTTTTGCGCTTGCCCTCACAGTGGTATGTGCTGCTGGTGCTGAACCTCTTCCTAGAAATGGAGATCAATGGCATGAAATCAGACAGGGTAGATTACCTCGGATACCGCAAGTGCTTTCCCAAGAATTTACAGAGTTGCTAAAA gTTATGATTCATCCAGACCCAGAGAGAAGACCTTCAGCAATGGCACTGGTAAAGCATTCAGTATTGCTGTCCGCTTCTAGAAAGAGTGCAGAACAATTACGAATAGAATTGAATGCCGAAAAATTCAAAAACTCACTTTTACAAAA aGAACTCAAGAAAGCACAGATGGCAAAAGCTGCAGCTGAGGAAAGAGCACTCTTCACTGACCGGATGGCCACTAGGTCCACCACCCAGA ATGACCCTAATTTTCAATGCAAATTCAAAGGTCTCTGGAGTAAGGAAAAATATCTATGTATGCCCTAG